Part of the Bacillus andreraoultii genome is shown below.
AGAGCAATTCGGTTGTTGTAGTACTTGAGCGATAACCTCTTTATCTGCAATGGTTTTATCATCTTTATATTTCAATTTGATGATATCTTTATATTTCACTCGCTCAGTCGCTACATCTGTTTTCGTATTATCTTCGCACGAATACCAGCAATTAATATCAAAATGTCCAGTAACTTCCACTGTTTTGTCAACTTTTTCTGCTTTATAGGAATGATTGATAATCCAAGCGCCTAGGATACTGGACGGAGCATGGTTCGGTCGGATTGTATGGTTGGATG
Proteins encoded:
- the cotE gene encoding outer spore coat protein CotE; amino-acid sequence: MGNTREIITKAVVAKGRKTTTSNHTIRPNHAPSSILGAWIINHSYKAEKVDKTVEVTGHFDINCWYSCEDNTKTDVATERVKYKDIIKLKYKDDKTIADKEVIAQVLQQPNCSEAIISSDGDKIIVTAEREFLVELIGETKVTILLGEGEPDDDDWDFDLDEEFEELNPDFLVDGEEE